Proteins from a genomic interval of Loxodonta africana isolate mLoxAfr1 chromosome 25, mLoxAfr1.hap2, whole genome shotgun sequence:
- the CCDC185 gene encoding coiled-coil domain-containing protein 185 yields MAGLGRFSPRPYRDLWDPPPPSRERASSARPGGRGPRSEPTLCAWARAPGAGSEATSPWQSLPLRYSPTPWPRRRCYPESPWESRSLTDVARRSPDGARKQRPRSRRLGNVWGEAGAEPQRLGGGRPSLIWQPLQHHQPQPWQHYLATQGDSPPPSPRGAYTPSSGTVGVEKVQNGNQWAVPVRRALGCWSLSSIPTEKSSVLSKGSTQSACVSSPDRDRNELMESLASQHSQLEGSSGPVSSRELQSQHTQLLKNKLAEVVISSRDQKIVALVLARLQKAQKMRELQQQAAVAWEELKRSDQKVQMTLERERRLLLRHSQHQWQLEKEQPKAHQCQGQRVQRDSQVKNKIQKETPCKRKLESQENQCHGKPERTRPQAEHRKQYQVQQLKEQEKVQEHNSPQLQKRPEQDCHKRYLRTMEYLKKARETNLTSMVNHQARKVLMDCQAKAEELLRKLSLEQRSQQSHETHQCLVKERHRELREKAQKEDKQLQQVTWRAGESEEQRKIHKRMPMELADQKIQQVGTNAHKNIKDKAKHVGDLNILCEKNHHILKLRAEKEEKCHIEGIKEAIKKKLQRMEQVSREKAAALEDFQKVSRASSQMKDNTRALHKSSFDQMAGEAQLRDSQQRGSY; encoded by the coding sequence ATGGCGGGCCTCGGCCGCTTCTCCCCGCGGCCCTACAGGGACCTCTGGGACCCCCCGCCGCCCAGCCGGGAGCGCGCGTCCTCGGCTCGGCCCGGCGGGCGTGGGCCCCGGTCCGAGCCGACCCTGTGCGCCTGGGCCAGGGCCCCGGGGGCGGGGAGCGAGGCGACGTCGCCCTGGCAGTCCCTGCCCCTGCGCTACTCGCCCACGCCGTGGCCTCGGAGGCGCTGCTACCCCGAGTCGCCGTGGGAAAGCCGCAGCCTGACCGACGTGGCCCGGAGGTCCCCGGACGGCGCCAGGAAGCAGCGGCCCCGCAGCCGGCGCCTGGGAAATGTCTGGGGGGAGGCAGGGGCCGAGCCCCAGCGGCTGGGAGGCGGCAGGCCCAGTCTGATCTGGCAGCCGTTGCAACACCACCAGCCTCAGCCCTGGCAGCACTACCTTGCGACCCAGGGAGACTCGCCCCCGCCGAGCCCTCGGGGAGCTTACACTCCCTCGAGTGGAACTGTTGGGGTAGAAAAGGTACAGAATGGAAACCAGTGGGCAGTGCCGGTCCGTCGAGCTCTAGGTTGCTGGTCCCTTTCCTCAATTCCCACAGAGAAGTCTTCTGTACTTTCCAAAGGGAGTACACAATCAGCCTGTGTGTCCTCGCCGGATAGGGACAGGAATGAGCTGATGGAGTCGCTAGCCAGCCAGCACTCCCAGCTGGAGGGCAGTTCAGGGCCGGTGTCCAGCCGGGAGCTTCAGAGCCAGCACACCCAGCTCCTCAAGAACAAGCTGGCAGAGGTGGTGATCTCTTCCAGGGACCAGAAGATTGTGGCCCTGGTGCTGGCCCGGCTCCAGAAGGCCCAGAAGATGCGGGAGCTGCAGCAGCAGGCGGCTGTGGCCTGGGAGGAGCTGAAGCGCTCAGACCAGAAGGTCCAGATGACCCTGGAGAGAGAGCGCAGGCTGCTGCTGCGGCACAGCCAACATCAGTGGCAGCTGGAGAAAGAGCAGCCCAAGGCTCATCAATGCCAGGGGCAGCGTGTCCAGCGGGACAGCCAGGTGAAGAACAAGATCCAGAAGGAGACCCCATGCAAGAGGAAATTGGAGAGCCAGGAGAACCAGTGCCACGGAAAGCCGGAGAGGACCCGTCCCCAGGCAGAGCACAGGAAGCAGTACCAGGTACAGCAgttgaaggagcaggagaaggtACAGGAGCACAACAGCCCACAGCTGCAGAAGAGGCCTGAGCAGGATTGTCACAAGAGGTACCTGCGCACCATGGAGTACCTGAAGAAGGCCCGGGAGACCAACCTTACCTCTATGGTCAATCACCAGGCCCGAAAGGTCCTGATGGACTGCCAGGCCAAGGCCGAGGAGCTCCTCAGGAAACTGTCCCTGGAGCAGAGGTCCCAGCAGTCCCATGAGACCCACCAGTGCCTGGTTAAGGAGCGTCACCGAGAGCTGAGGGAGAAGGCCCAGAAGGAGGACAAGCAGCTCCAGCAGGTCACATGGCGTGCTGgagagtcagaggagcagaggaAGATACATAAGAGGATGCCGATGGAGCTGGCCGACCAAAAGATCCAGCAGGTCGGGACTAACGCCCacaagaacatcaaagacaaggcGAAGCACGTTGGGGATCTCAACATTCTGTGCGAAAAGAATCATCACATCCTGAAGCTGAGAGCCGAGAAGGAGGAAAAATGCCACATTGAGGGCATCAAGGAGGCCATTAAGAAAAAGCTTCAGAGGATGGAACAGGTCTCTCGGGAGAAAGCAGCAGCCCTCGAGGATTTCCAGAAGGTCTCCAGGGCTTCTTCACAAATGAAAGACAACACGAGAGCCCTTCACAAGAGCTCCTTTGATCAGATGGCAGGGGAGGCCCAGCTCCGTGACAGTCAGCAGAGAGGGAGCTACTGA